The DNA region CACAAGCATAAGTAAATCCCTAGCTAGAGCGTTGTTTTCGATAGCAATGTTTTTTTCTGGCTTCCACGCAAAGGGAAGCCAGTTTCGCAAAGGGAAGCCAGTTTTTAATCTAACTAAACTAAGGCAAAAATCGATCCAAAGCTTCTTTTAGCTTTTCAATTTCAACTTCAATATTGCCTTCTTCAGCTGCGCGGGCAATACACTCAGTTAAATGTTCATCCAAAATTATCCGCGCCACCCGATCTAGGGCACCCCGCACAGCAGCAATCTGCACGAGAACTTTGGGGCAGGATTCGCTTTCCTGCACCATATTTTTGATGCCTCGGACGTGTCCTTCAATCCGAGACAAGCGATTAACAACCCGCCGCAGTGATTCTTCGCTGTGGACATGATGATGGGGAGACTCTTCATCCCCATGCTCGTGGGTATGTGAACGACCGTGGACGGGCAAGGTTTCGTCAGTTAGCGGATTCGATCCAATCATGGAGAGTCAATAAGGCAGCATTTGTATTCCACATCGTAGCCTATTTAAGTATCTGCTCTTCTAGAGATGAAAAATTGTACTACACTCCACTTCGTGCCCCTACGCTAATGTGTCGCCTCAAAGAATGCGTCTTTATGTTTATAGAAATTTGAGATGTAGGGAAAACCGCATCAGTGCTTGAGCCTAAGTTCAGTCGTTTCACCTGTAAAAATAACTATAGGGATATTTTTGTTACCAGATAGATCATCACAAAGCTAGAAAATTGATGCTATGCAATTTCCAAAGTTTTTTCGGTTTCTGCGTCAAGTCAGTACCTATGTAATTGCCACCTTTCTAGGAGGCATTTTGGCGTTTGGCACTTATCGTGTCTTGCCGTCTCAGGCTGGCCCTGCTCCCAAAGAAGTTGCACTTACTCCAGGGGCATCAGAGCTGGTAGCGCAAAGCAGTATTTCTAGAATTCCCAATACTGCTGCAACTGGCAGTTTTGTCACCGCAGCGGTGAATCGGGTAGGAGCGGCAGTCGTCAGAATTGATACCGAGCGCACAGTCAACCGTAACATCGATCCGTTGTTTGACGACCCCTTCTTCCGGCGTTTTTTTGGTGAAGAGTTGCCCAGAGGGCCGATGCAAGAGCGCCTACGCGGTCAAGGCTCTGGTTTCATTATTGACAAGAGTGGGATTATTTTGACAAATTCCCATGTGGTCAATCAGGCGGATAAGGTGACTGTCACCCTTAAGGATGGACGCACAATAGAGGGGAAGGTACAAGGTGCCGATCCGGTAACGGATTTGGCGGTGGTCAAAATCGATGGAGGTAGCGACTTACCCGTGGCACCTCTTGGAGATTCTAACGAAGTGCAAGTGGGTGACTGGGCGATCGCAGTCGGCAATCCATTAGGATTGGATAACACTGTCACCTTGGGAATTATCAGTACCCTTAAACGCTCCAGTGCCGCTGTGGGGATTCCTGACAAGCGATTGGATTTCATTCAAACCGATGCAGCGATTAATCCAGGTAACTCCGGTGGACCACTCTTAAATCAACAGGGTGAAGTAATTGGCATCAACACGGCGATTCGTGCTGACGCAATGGGGATAGGCTTTGCAATTCCGATTAATCAAGCCAAAACAATTTCTG from Coleofasciculus sp. FACHB-T130 includes:
- a CDS encoding metal-sensitive transcriptional regulator, encoding MIGSNPLTDETLPVHGRSHTHEHGDEESPHHHVHSEESLRRVVNRLSRIEGHVRGIKNMVQESESCPKVLVQIAAVRGALDRVARIILDEHLTECIARAAEEGNIEVEIEKLKEALDRFLP
- a CDS encoding HhoA/HhoB/HtrA family serine endopeptidase — its product is MQFPKFFRFLRQVSTYVIATFLGGILAFGTYRVLPSQAGPAPKEVALTPGASELVAQSSISRIPNTAATGSFVTAAVNRVGAAVVRIDTERTVNRNIDPLFDDPFFRRFFGEELPRGPMQERLRGQGSGFIIDKSGIILTNSHVVNQADKVTVTLKDGRTIEGKVQGADPVTDLAVVKIDGGSDLPVAPLGDSNEVQVGDWAIAVGNPLGLDNTVTLGIISTLKRSSAAVGIPDKRLDFIQTDAAINPGNSGGPLLNQQGEVIGINTAIRADAMGIGFAIPINQAKTISVQLARGERVAHPYLGVQMATLTPQVAAENNSDPNAPLQVPEINGVLVVRVLPNTPAAKSGMRRGDVILEIDGQPVKTAAELQRIVENSRVGQVIQMKVQRASQATSISVRAGELQEQS